One Alligator mississippiensis isolate rAllMis1 chromosome 1, rAllMis1, whole genome shotgun sequence genomic window carries:
- the LOC106739627 gene encoding interleukin-1 receptor type 2 isoform X2 — protein MCSPGADASSKLLPEIIYPLKPLPRPALGANFSVSCEAKSAFRDMTIMYWLANLSFVEKLYPNGAVQEGAVRKEPTGTGVVMQRELRFKAFSNKDLNTHFMCVVKNPAGVATTTLQWQPETAAGTEGPVQDSLHS, from the exons atgtgcagcccaggggcag ATGCGAGCTCCAAGCTGCTCCCGGAGATCATCTACCCCCTCAAACCGCTCCCGAGACCTGCCCTGG GGGCAAACTTCTCCGTGTCATGCGAGGCGAAGAGCGCCTTCCGGGACATGACGATCATGTACTGGCTGGCGAACCTCTCTTTCGTCGAGAAACTGTACCCCAACGGCGCTGTGCAGGAAGGGGCCGTGCG GAAGGAGCCCACAGGCACCGGTGTCGTGATGCAGCGGGAGCTGCGATTCAAGGCCTTCTCCAACAAGGACCTGAACACCCATTTCATGTGCGTGGTGAAGAACCCTGCCGGGgtggccaccaccaccctccaATGGCAGCCTGAGACAGCAGCAGGCACAGAGGGCCCAGTTCAGGACAG CCTGCATAGCTGA
- the LOC106739627 gene encoding uncharacterized protein LOC106739627 isoform X1, with amino-acid sequence MGGGPSPLADAGGLGERKEGQLWGMWWDWGAARGLCRHREGPSAHCTGGKTEARRRDSLPQQNRCPPPSSLSPRPLPGSALPLLVADPRSAGAWLPLVLLCGCVQLCRTDASSKLLPEIIYPLKPLPRPALGANFSVSCEAKSAFRDMTIMYWLANLSFVEKLYPNGAVQEGAVRKEPTGTGVVMQRELRFKAFSNKDLNTHFMCVVKNPAGVATTTLQWQPETAAGTEGPVQDSLHS; translated from the exons ATGGGAGGGGGCCCAAGCCCCCTTGCAGatgcaggaggcctgggggagaggaaggaggggcagtTGTGGGGGATGTGGTGGGATTGGGGAGCAGCTAGAGGGCTTTGTAGGCACAGGGAAGGCCCCTCTGCCCATTGcacaggtgggaaaactgaggcacggagaagGGACAGCTTACCCCAGCAGAatcgctgccccccacccagctccctctccccccgaCCCCTACCAGGCTCAGCATTGCCTCTTCTGGTTGCAGATCCCAGGAGCGCGGGCGCGTGGCTCCCCCTCGTCCTGCTCTGCGGCTGCGTCCAGCTCTGCCGCACGG ATGCGAGCTCCAAGCTGCTCCCGGAGATCATCTACCCCCTCAAACCGCTCCCGAGACCTGCCCTGG GGGCAAACTTCTCCGTGTCATGCGAGGCGAAGAGCGCCTTCCGGGACATGACGATCATGTACTGGCTGGCGAACCTCTCTTTCGTCGAGAAACTGTACCCCAACGGCGCTGTGCAGGAAGGGGCCGTGCG GAAGGAGCCCACAGGCACCGGTGTCGTGATGCAGCGGGAGCTGCGATTCAAGGCCTTCTCCAACAAGGACCTGAACACCCATTTCATGTGCGTGGTGAAGAACCCTGCCGGGgtggccaccaccaccctccaATGGCAGCCTGAGACAGCAGCAGGCACAGAGGGCCCAGTTCAGGACAG CCTGCATAGCTGA